The DNA sequence CTACTGCGAGCAACACGGCGTGGCCTACGAGCGGTGCGGCAAGTTGATCGTTGCGGTCTCGCACGACGAGTTGCCCCGGTTGGATGCCCTCGAGGCGCGCGGACATGCGAATGCCGTGCCTGGCCTACGCCGTGTCGGTGCCGACGAAATCGCCGAGATCGAGCCCAATGCCATCGGTGTGCAAGCACTTCACGCACCTAACACCGGCATCGTGGATTATCCCGGAGTGGCCCGCGAACTGGTCACCGAATTGGCCGCCCTGGGCGCGCAGGTGCGTTTCGGCACCGACGTGACGGCCATCGACGGCACCGCGGATGCGGTGGTGCATACCGGGGCGGGCCCGGTTCGAGCCGCCAGGGTGATCGCGTGCGCGGGCTTGTGGTCGGATCGGCTGGCGCGCCGCGCAGGTGCTCCACGCGACCCTCAGATCGTGCCGTTCCGCGGCGCATACCTGGGCCTGAAACCGACGGCGCGACCACGGCTGAACGGCATGGTCTACCCGGTGCCCAACCCTGACCTGCCATTCCTCGGGGTGCATATCACCAAGCACATCGACGGGGCTGTGACGCTGGGGCCGACCGCCATGATGGTCGCGGCCCGCGACGGCTACTCGCTGCGCCGGTGGCGCTGGAAGGACGCCTGGGAAACCGTGACGTGGCCGGGCACCTGGCATGTGGCCCACCGGTATTGGCGGGTCGGCATCGACGAGCTCCAGATGGCGGCCAGCCGGCGCGCATTCGTTGCGGCCGCGGCCCGCTATCTGCCGGGTCTGACCCTGGCCGACCTCGACGGGAGCTCGCACGCCGGGGTGCGGGCACAGGCGGTCGGTCGCGACGGCACGCTGGTCGACGACTTCGTCATCTCCCGCACCGGCGCGGCGTCGCACGTACGCAACGCGCCCTCGCCGGCCGCCACCTCCGCGCTGGCGCTGGCGCGCGAGCTTGTCGACCGGGTGACCGCCTGACGTGTCCCGCCCCCGATGAGCGCTCATCCCGCGAGGACCGGCGCAGCCCTCGCCGTGGCCGCGATGGTGTGTGTACAGCTGGGTCTGGCCGTGGCGGTCGGCCTGATCGGGCGGATCGGCGCGGACGGCGCAGTCTGGTTGCGTCTGGCGTGGGCCGGCGTGCTGTTCCTGATCCTGGTGCGTCCTCGCCCGTCAGCGTTCACCAGGACCACGTTCCTCACCTGTGTGGTACTGGGCGCAGTGATCGCGCTGACCACCCTGCTGTTCATGACTGCGCTGGCGCGCATCCCGCTGGCGACGGCCAGCGCACTGGAGTTTCTCGGACCGCTGGGCGTAGCCGTGGTCAGCGGCCGGGGCGGGGGACGGCTGGTGTGGCCCACGCTCGCCGTTGTCGGCGTGCTCCTGCTCACCGAACCCTGGCACGGCATCATCGACATCACCGGCGTGGCGATGTCGATGGGTGCGGCACTGTGCTGGGCGGCGTACATCCTGTTGACCCAACGCGTCGGCGACGGTGTCGACGGGCTACAGGGGCTGGGGGTGTCGATGCCGGTGGCGGCCCTGGTGGCGACGGCGGCGGTCGGTCATGCGGTGCTGCCGAGGATGACACCGGAGCTCATCGCCATCGGCCTCGGGTTGGCGCTACTGCTGCCGATGTCTCCGTTCGTGCTCGAACTGTTGGCCCTGCGCCGGCTCACCACCGCAGCGTTCGGCACGCTCGCCAGCCTGGAACCGGCATTGGCCCTGATTGTGGGATTCCTTGTGCTCCATCAGGTTCCGACCAAGTCCGCGATAGTCGGCATCGCGTTCGTGGTACTGGCCGGAGTCGGTGCCGCGCGCGGAGGTTCGCGGGCCGTCAGCCCCACTCATGGTTCATCGCCCGAGAATCGGTGATGTCGTCGAGGGAGTCCAGCCGCCGCAACCGTGGCCGGGTGGTGGCGATCAACACCAGCGCGCCCAGGGCAGTGCCGGCGCCGAGGACAAAGATGGCGACGAAACTGGCCTCCGCCGGAAAGCCGTGGTGCGACCGGCTGAGCAGCACCGCCACGATGGCGGCGGCCACCGAACTGCCGATGGTCCGCGCGATGGCGTTCATGCTGGTGGCCACACCGGTTTCACCGGCGCCGACTTCCTGGACGACCAGGGCGGGCAGCGCCCCGTAGGCCAGACTGATGTAGGCGTTGGCCAGCACAGTGGCGGCGATGACCTGCCAGGGGTGCTGGTGGGCGACGGCCAGCAGGACGAATCCGGCGATACCTGCCACCGCTCCGACCATCAGCACGATACGAGCGCCGTAGCGGTCGATATAGCGTCCGCTGGCGACTGCGGTCACAAAGCCTGCGATAGCGCCCGGTAGCAGGAACACCAGGCTGGCGCCGAGCACGGTGGCACCGAAGCCGTAACCGCTGTGCACCGGTGTCTGCACGAAGTCGGTCAATCCCAGGAAGCTCAGATACAGACCCATGCCGACCAGCACGGTGGCGATATTGGTGAGCAGTATCGGCCGGCGCGAGAGCATCTCGGTGGACACCAGGGGTTGGCTGCACCGACGTTCCCACCACCACCAGACGAAGAGCACCACCAGCCCGGCACCCGCGCACCCGATCGTGCGCGGCGACGTCCACCCCCAGCCGGTGCCCTGGGTGATGGCGAGCAGCATCGTCGACAGCCCTGCGGCCAGACCGACGGCTCCGGCCCAGTCGATCGTGCCGGTGGCACTGCGCGGCCGGGACGGGACGACGAGGACAACGGCCACGATGACGACCGCGGTGAACGCCGTCGTCAGCCAGAACACTCGGTGATAGCCGGCGTCGCCGCGCATCAGCAGTCCGGTCACCACCAGTCCCATGCCGCCGCCGAAACCGAGCGTCCCCGACAGCACCGCCATGGCCCGCATCAGCCGGTCTGCCGGCAGTTCGTCCCGCAGGATGGACACGCTGATCGGGTAGAGCGCGTACGAGGCTCCCTGCAGCACCCGGGCCACGATCAGCAGCGGCAGTGCGGCGGTCAGAGACGCCAACAGCGAACCCGCCAGGACTACCGCCAGGACCACCAGCAGCACCAGGCGCTTGCTGTAGAGGTCGGCCAGCCGCCCGATCAGGGGAGTGCTGGCCGCGGCAGCGAGCAGATTGGCGGTGACTGCCCAACTCACAGCGACGGTGGGTGCATTCAGTTGCCGGGCGATCACCCCCAGGATGGGCACCACCCCGGTCTGCAGGACGGCGACGGTCAACGCCACCACGCTCAAGGTGGCCAGCAGTAATCCGGGCCGTGGGTGGCCGTCGGCCGGGTCGGTGATGGGCTGGACAGCGCCGAGTTCAGCCACAGTCCCTCCCTTCTCTGGCGTCGGACTCCTTGATTATGTCGACTAAGCATCAGGGCCGCTCCCCGGGGATGGGTATGCGAGGATGCGCGGATGGGCAACGGTCCGGCGTATTTCAGTGCGGAGTCCGACGGGACATTCCATCCGACGCAGTGGTCGCAGAGCCGCTGGGGCGAGGACATGCTCAACGGTCCCGCGGTGGTGGCCCTGGCAGCCCGGAGTCTCGAACAGCACTACGGGGTGCCCGGGTTCCTGCCCGGCCGGCTGACCGTGGACCTGTTCAAGGCCGCCCGCAAGAAGCCCACCGAAGTGTGCACCCGCCTGGTCCGCGACGGCCACCGGATCCGCAACAGCGAATGCGACGTCATCCAGGACGGCGTCGTGGTCGCCCGCGCCACGCTGGTTCAGTACCGCACCTCGCAGCCGCCGCCCGGCGACGAGTGGACCGGGGATCGTGGCTTCACGGCGCCCGCCCGGACGCCCGATAACACCTACCTGATCGGCAGCGACGACGCCGGCTGGGACCCCAAAGGCGTTGCGCACCAGAACGCCTCGCGAAAGCGCGTCTACTGCAAGCCGATCGACACCGTTGCCGGCGAGGTTCTGAGCCCGTTCGTACGGGCGGTGATCGTCAGCGAGGCCACCAGCCTGGTCTGCAATCTAGGGACCAAGGGCATCGGCTACATCAACGGCGACCTGACCGTCGCGCTGACCCGGCTACCGGAATCGGAATACCTGGGCCTGCAAGCAGATTCGCACTGGGCAGCCGACGGCGTCTCGGTCGGCACCGCAACCCTGTTCGACGAAGCGGGGCCCTTCGGCACCGGGATGGTCACCGCTATCGCCAACCCAGCGGCGCAACTCGACTTCAGCGGCTTCAACGCCGTCCCGGGTGCCGCGGCGAACCTCGAGGTCTGACCCTCACAGTAGGGCGAGCAGCCGCTCGTGCGGCAGTGCGGGGGAGCGGTGCCCGTCACGGCCGACCATGTCGGCGTTGACGATCAGGGCGTTGAGCACGGCCTCTTCGACGGCATAGACCACAGCGGCATAGATCGGATCCATCCGGCCCCACGGCAGAAAGCGCAGCTGGCCGAACTCGTCGTCGGTCGGCGCGCCGACGGGGAAATGGCTGGCCAATCCGGGCGCCGGTGCGGTGGAGAAGGCCAGGAAGATGTCGCCGGAGAAGTGGCTGCCGGTGGTCCCGGTACGCGCCAGCCCCAGTGGAACCCGGCGGGCCAGCGCTTTGCACTGTCCGGGCAGCAGCGGCGCGTCGGTGGCGATGATGACGATCACCGAACCGGCGCCCGGTGGCGGCCGGTTCAGGTCATGGTCGAACCAGTCACCGGCCAGCGGATTGTCCACGCCCAGTTGCGGTCCCACGTGCCGGCCGGCCACGGTGAGTTCTTCCCGCGCGCCGAAGTTGGCCTGCACGAGAGCCCCGACGGTGAAGGTGTGGCTGCCGTAGTGCACCAGGCGGGAGGCGGTTCCGTTGCCGCCTTTGAACTCGTAGCAGTTCATCCCGGTTCCGCCACCCACCGACCCCTCCGCCACTGGGCCACCGGCAGCGGCGTCCAAGGCGGCTACGGCATGCTCGGGGCGGACATGTCCGCCGTTGATGTCGTTGAGATAGCCATCCCAGGTCTCGGCGCAGACCGGCAGCAGCCACTGCCGTGCCAGCGCCGGGGCAACCCGGTTGACCCAGGAGATCGCGCCGGTGTGGCAGGGGCCGACCGCATGCGTGTTCGACAGCAGCACAGGCAGATTGAACGATCCGGCCTCTTCGATCCAGGTGGTCCCGGTCATCTCGCCATTGCCGTTGAGTGAATGCCAGCCCGCCGCGCATGGCTGCCCGACCCCGGTCCGCCCACGGGGGAGGATGGCGGTCACACCGGTGCGCACCGGGCCGCGACCAACATCCAGCGGGCCCTCCCCGTCGATGAGCGTGACTGCACCCACCTCGACACCGGGCACATCGGTGATCGCGTTGAGCGGTCCCGGTTCGCCGGGCGTGGTGATGCCCAGGCCGCGTGCTCGCGGCCGTCCGTCGGTGGTGTAGGCCTGCGGTGAGTTCACCTCGCAGACCCTACCGACGGGCCTGCGCTGACACACCTGCCTGCGATTGGGCATGATCGTCTGCACAACCGTGTGAAGGAGATCGATGGCGACCCGTTCCGGCGTGCTGATGACGGCCCAGGACCTGATCGGCCGCATCACCAGTGGCG is a window from the Mycolicibacterium anyangense genome containing:
- a CDS encoding MFS transporter — protein: MAELGAVQPITDPADGHPRPGLLLATLSVVALTVAVLQTGVVPILGVIARQLNAPTVAVSWAVTANLLAAAASTPLIGRLADLYSKRLVLLVVLAVVLAGSLLASLTAALPLLIVARVLQGASYALYPISVSILRDELPADRLMRAMAVLSGTLGFGGGMGLVVTGLLMRGDAGYHRVFWLTTAFTAVVIVAVVLVVPSRPRSATGTIDWAGAVGLAAGLSTMLLAITQGTGWGWTSPRTIGCAGAGLVVLFVWWWWERRCSQPLVSTEMLSRRPILLTNIATVLVGMGLYLSFLGLTDFVQTPVHSGYGFGATVLGASLVFLLPGAIAGFVTAVASGRYIDRYGARIVLMVGAVAGIAGFVLLAVAHQHPWQVIAATVLANAYISLAYGALPALVVQEVGAGETGVATSMNAIARTIGSSVAAAIVAVLLSRSHHGFPAEASFVAIFVLGAGTALGALVLIATTRPRLRRLDSLDDITDSRAMNHEWG
- a CDS encoding EamA family transporter; this translates as MSAHPARTGAALAVAAMVCVQLGLAVAVGLIGRIGADGAVWLRLAWAGVLFLILVRPRPSAFTRTTFLTCVVLGAVIALTTLLFMTALARIPLATASALEFLGPLGVAVVSGRGGGRLVWPTLAVVGVLLLTEPWHGIIDITGVAMSMGAALCWAAYILLTQRVGDGVDGLQGLGVSMPVAALVATAAVGHAVLPRMTPELIAIGLGLALLLPMSPFVLELLALRRLTTAAFGTLASLEPALALIVGFLVLHQVPTKSAIVGIAFVVLAGVGAARGGSRAVSPTHGSSPENR
- a CDS encoding DmpA family aminopeptidase; amino-acid sequence: MNSPQAYTTDGRPRARGLGITTPGEPGPLNAITDVPGVEVGAVTLIDGEGPLDVGRGPVRTGVTAILPRGRTGVGQPCAAGWHSLNGNGEMTGTTWIEEAGSFNLPVLLSNTHAVGPCHTGAISWVNRVAPALARQWLLPVCAETWDGYLNDINGGHVRPEHAVAALDAAAGGPVAEGSVGGGTGMNCYEFKGGNGTASRLVHYGSHTFTVGALVQANFGAREELTVAGRHVGPQLGVDNPLAGDWFDHDLNRPPPGAGSVIVIIATDAPLLPGQCKALARRVPLGLARTGTTGSHFSGDIFLAFSTAPAPGLASHFPVGAPTDDEFGQLRFLPWGRMDPIYAAVVYAVEEAVLNALIVNADMVGRDGHRSPALPHERLLALL
- a CDS encoding acyl-CoA thioesterase domain-containing protein; the protein is MGNGPAYFSAESDGTFHPTQWSQSRWGEDMLNGPAVVALAARSLEQHYGVPGFLPGRLTVDLFKAARKKPTEVCTRLVRDGHRIRNSECDVIQDGVVVARATLVQYRTSQPPPGDEWTGDRGFTAPARTPDNTYLIGSDDAGWDPKGVAHQNASRKRVYCKPIDTVAGEVLSPFVRAVIVSEATSLVCNLGTKGIGYINGDLTVALTRLPESEYLGLQADSHWAADGVSVGTATLFDEAGPFGTGMVTAIANPAAQLDFSGFNAVPGAAANLEV
- the lhgO gene encoding L-2-hydroxyglutarate oxidase, which produces MVRATHDLVVVGAGIVGLAVAREWLLRRPADSVVVLEREPGPAQHQSGHNSGVIHGGIYYQPGSLKASLCVEGARLMYDYCEQHGVAYERCGKLIVAVSHDELPRLDALEARGHANAVPGLRRVGADEIAEIEPNAIGVQALHAPNTGIVDYPGVARELVTELAALGAQVRFGTDVTAIDGTADAVVHTGAGPVRAARVIACAGLWSDRLARRAGAPRDPQIVPFRGAYLGLKPTARPRLNGMVYPVPNPDLPFLGVHITKHIDGAVTLGPTAMMVAARDGYSLRRWRWKDAWETVTWPGTWHVAHRYWRVGIDELQMAASRRAFVAAAARYLPGLTLADLDGSSHAGVRAQAVGRDGTLVDDFVISRTGAASHVRNAPSPAATSALALARELVDRVTA